The following proteins are encoded in a genomic region of Variovorax paradoxus:
- a CDS encoding GGDEF domain-containing protein, whose translation MVNLSLRSSLAMSKAREAESELLLSSDRPALAEASESALPAVQSHLRDMREDLASLRNILTDPRITDQVERIEAQARQYESGVLALIAQHGKEDRPGSAHEVRQSRDTAVAIESSLEALHAAAASRALQTRNDVERAAQFSRWAVIAIMAFTTLVGIVLARIINQMAASIENFNAQLESSTDTLKYQATHDAPTGLPNRALLEDRLKQAISYADRYGRLMTVVFINLDGFKAGQRQPWPQGRGRIAEVRGRTHEAVPAQRGHGRANGRRRIRDHPV comes from the coding sequence ATGGTGAATCTGAGCCTGCGCAGTTCGCTGGCGATGTCCAAGGCACGCGAGGCTGAGAGCGAACTCCTGCTGTCCTCGGACCGGCCCGCGTTGGCCGAGGCGAGCGAGAGTGCTCTGCCGGCCGTACAGAGCCATTTGCGGGACATGCGGGAGGACCTCGCCAGCCTTCGAAACATCTTGACCGATCCGCGCATCACAGACCAGGTCGAGCGGATCGAGGCCCAGGCGCGGCAATACGAGAGCGGAGTTCTCGCGCTCATCGCGCAGCACGGCAAGGAAGATCGCCCAGGCTCGGCGCACGAGGTTCGCCAAAGTCGCGACACGGCAGTCGCCATCGAGTCGTCGTTGGAGGCGTTGCACGCCGCGGCGGCAAGCCGCGCGCTTCAAACGCGCAACGACGTCGAACGCGCAGCCCAATTTTCGCGTTGGGCCGTGATCGCCATCATGGCCTTTACCACCCTTGTAGGCATTGTGCTCGCCCGGATCATCAACCAGATGGCCGCGTCGATCGAGAACTTCAATGCGCAGTTGGAAAGCAGCACCGACACCTTGAAGTACCAAGCCACCCACGACGCGCCGACGGGGCTGCCGAACCGCGCCTTGCTGGAGGATCGCCTCAAGCAGGCCATCTCGTATGCAGATCGATACGGTCGGCTGATGACGGTGGTGTTCATCAACCTCGACGGCTTCAAAGCTGGTCAACGACAGCCTTGGCCACAAGGCCGGGGACGAATTGCTGAAGTTCGTGGCCGAACGCATGAGGCAGTGCCTGCGCAGCGTGGACACGGTCGCGCGAACGGGCGGCGACGAATTCGTGATCATCCTGTATGA